DNA from Pantanalinema sp.:
CATCCACAAGGCCGTCGAGGTCGCCACCTCCGAGATCAAGAAGCTCGCCAAGCCCGTCGAGAACAAGTCGGCGATCACCCAGGTCGCGACCATCTCGGCCCAGGACGAGGAGATCGGCAACCTGATCGCCGAGGCCATGGAAAAAGTCGGCAAGGATGGCGTCATCACCGTCGAGGAGTCCAAGACGACCGGCACCACCCTCGAGACCGTCGAGGGCATGCAGTTCGACAAGGGCTACCTGTCGGCCTATCTCGTCACCGACGCCGATCGCATGGAGGCCGTCATGGACGAGCCCTTCATCCTGATCACCGACAAGAAGGTGACCGTCGTCGCCGACCTGATCCCCATGCTCGAGAAGGTCGCCCGCGCCGGCCGTCCCCTGGTCATCATCGCCGAGGACGTCGAGGGTGAGGCCCTGTCGACGCTCGTCGTCAACAAGCTCCGCGGCATCCTGAGCGCGGTCGCCGTCAAGGCCCCCGGCTTCGGCGATCGCCGCAAGGCCATGCTCGAGGACATCGCCATCCTCACCGGCGGCACCGTCATCAGCGAGGACGTGGGCCTCAAGCTCGAGAACGTCACCGTCGAGATGCTCGGCAAGGCCCGCCAGGTCCGCGTCAGCCGCGACAAGACCACCATCGTCTCGTTCAAGGACGAGGCGACCGCTCAGAAGGTCGAAGCCCGCGTCGCCCAGATCCGCAAGCAGATCGAGGAGACCGAGAGCGAGTTCGACAAGGAGAAGCTGCAGGAGCGCCTCGCGAAGCTCGCGGGTGGCGTTGCGGTGATCCAGGTCGGCGCCGCGACCGAGACCGAGCTCAAGGATCGCAAGCTCCGCATCGAGGAC
Protein-coding regions in this window:
- the groL gene encoding chaperonin GroEL (60 kDa chaperone family; promotes refolding of misfolded polypeptides especially under stressful conditions; forms two stacked rings of heptamers to form a barrel-shaped 14mer; ends can be capped by GroES; misfolded proteins enter the barrel where they are refolded when GroES binds); translation: MAKQILFDEQARRALERGVNAVADAVKVTLGPKGRNVVLEKKFGAPQIINDGVTIAKEIELEDPVENTGAQLVKEVATKTNDLAGDGTTTSTVLAQAMIREGLKNVAAGANGIMVRNGIHKAVEVATSEIKKLAKPVENKSAITQVATISAQDEEIGNLIAEAMEKVGKDGVITVEESKTTGTTLETVEGMQFDKGYLSAYLVTDADRMEAVMDEPFILITDKKVTVVADLIPMLEKVARAGRPLVIIAEDVEGEALSTLVVNKLRGILSAVAVKAPGFGDRRKAMLEDIAILTGGTVISEDVGLKLENVTVEMLGKARQVRVSRDKTTIVSFKDEATAQKVEARVAQIRKQIEETESEFDKEKLQERLAKLAGGVAVIQVGAATETELKDRKLRIEDALAATKAAVEEGIVAGGGTTLVHLTKPLQDLMSKVSGDERTGVEIVMRALEAPLRQIADNAGIEGAVVADQVKNHKDGFGYNAMTGEYVDMIKAGIVDPAKVTRSALENAASIASMLLTTEALVVDKPEKKGGMPAMPD